Within Nocardioides rotundus, the genomic segment ACCCCCGGGCCTGATCACCCGGAAGAAACTACCTTCCCCGAGGGGTGACCCCCGGGATGTCGGGGCTCAGGCCCCCAGGGAGTGGCCGGCGGAGCGGAGGTTCTCGCAGGCCTCGACCACGCGGGCGGCCATGCCGGCCTCGGCCTCCTTGCCCCAGGCGCGGGGGTCGTAGGCCTTCTTGTCGCCCACCTCGCCGTCGACCTTCAGCACGCCGTCGTAGTGGGTGAACATGTGCCCGGCGACCGGCCGGGTGAAGGCGTACTGGGTGTCGGTGTCGACGTTCATCTTCACCACGCCGAAGTCGACGGCCGCGCTGATCTCCTCCGCGGTCGAGCCGGAGCCGCCGTGGAAGACCAGGTCGAAGGGCCGCGCCGACGCGTCCTTGCCGAGCGCCTCGGCGGCGGCCTCCTGGGCGGCCTTGAGGATCTCCGGGCGGAGCTTGACGTTGCCGGGCTTGTAGACGCCGTGCACGTTGCCGAAGGTGAGCGCGGTGAGGTAGCGGCCGTTCTCGCCGGCGCCGAGCGCCTTGACGGTCGCGATGGCGTCCTCGGGCGTGGTGTAGAGCTTGTCGTTGATCTCGTTGGCGACGCCGTCCTCCTCGCCGCCGACGACGCCGACCTCGATCTCCAGCACGATGTGCGCCGCGGCGGCCTTGGCCAGCAGCTCCTCGGCGATCTGCAGGTTCTCCTCCAGGGGTACGGCGGAGCCGTCCCACATGTGCGACTGGAACAGCGGGGCCTCGCCCCGGCCGACCCGCTCGGCGGAGATCTCCAGCAGCGGGCGGACGAAGCCGTCCAGCTTGTCCTTCGGGCAGTGGTCGGTGTGCAGCGCGATGTTGACGGGGTAGCCCTTGGCGACCTCGGCGGCGTAGGCGGCGAAGGCCACCGAGCCGGTCACCATGTTCTTCACCGACGGGCCGGAGAGGTACTCCGCACCGCCCGTGGAGACCTGGATGATCCCGTCGGACCCGGCGTCGGCGAAGCCGCGCAGCGCGGCGTTGAGGGTCTGGGAGGACGAGACGTTGATGGCCGGGTACGCGAAGGAGCTCTCCTTGGCGTTGTCGAGCATCTGGGCGTAGATCTCGGGCGTGGCGATCGGCATGGGGAAAGAC encodes:
- the fbaA gene encoding class II fructose-bisphosphate aldolase; this translates as MPIATPEIYAQMLDNAKESSFAYPAINVSSSQTLNAALRGFADAGSDGIIQVSTGGAEYLSGPSVKNMVTGSVAFAAYAAEVAKGYPVNIALHTDHCPKDKLDGFVRPLLEISAERVGRGEAPLFQSHMWDGSAVPLEENLQIAEELLAKAAAAHIVLEIEVGVVGGEEDGVANEINDKLYTTPEDAIATVKALGAGENGRYLTALTFGNVHGVYKPGNVKLRPEILKAAQEAAAEALGKDASARPFDLVFHGGSGSTAEEISAAVDFGVVKMNVDTDTQYAFTRPVAGHMFTHYDGVLKVDGEVGDKKAYDPRAWGKEAEAGMAARVVEACENLRSAGHSLGA